The following proteins are co-located in the Amblyraja radiata isolate CabotCenter1 chromosome 8, sAmbRad1.1.pri, whole genome shotgun sequence genome:
- the ltv1 gene encoding protein LTV1 homolog, whose translation MPHRKKKSFIQKKSSVTFHLVHRSQKDPLVADENAPQRVLLPAERADVRKQKDEQRKYGVFFDDAYNYLQHLKEASPVAELVASSSRLQGKQEKKAPVDNVQQEVHQIPSYSINLPSSVFASEFEEETGLLNKAAPVRGPLPELDPDIVAALDEDFDFDDPDNILEDDFVTKAVAKESETVPRTGSDGEDNDEDWEDTEDEDYDSDGPLSSEDGSQTSTSKRGPPELLFMDEETRSRFTNYSITSSVMRRNEQLTLLDDRFEKLYEDYDDDEIGALDHHELEGCIQVDSERLGEVIADYHNQKSKDCQMLDDLGPRAEVQIPEEEEEDVKGEMETLITEEVTEQWDCESILSTYSNLYNHPKLIIDPPKPSTIKVSIKTGIPLGVLPKPNLTAKQLERLEMINVGDVPRASTQIRQHGENKEEKRFRKQAIKVERKERRIEKKTNRAAFKMEKVRQEQVLLNLKQNLQGIKL comes from the exons ATG CCACACCGGAAGAAGAAATCATTCATCCAGAAGAAGTCGTCGGTGACGTTTCACTTGGTGCACAGGAGCCAGAAGGACCCATTGGTTGCTGATGAGAACGCTCCCCAGCGAGTTCTGCTGCCGGCTGAG AGAGCCGATGTACGGAAGCAGAAAGATGAGCAGAGGAAGTATGGCGTCTTCTTCGATGATGCTTACAACTACCTACAGCACCTGAAGGAGGCATCTCCTGTCGCTGAACTCGTGGCCTCCAGCTCACGCCTGCAGGGAAAGCAGGAGAAAAAGGCTCCGGTGGACAATGTACAGCAGGAGGTGCACCAGATTCCT AGTTATTCCATTAATCTTCCATCGTCGGTATTTGCCTCGGAGTTTGAGGAGGAGACTGGCCTTTTGAACAAAGCTGCCCCAGTGCGAG GACCTCTCCCGGAGCTGGATCCAGATATCGTGGCTGCTCTGGATGAAGACTTTGACTTTGATGACCCAGACAACATTCTGGAGGATGACTTTGTGACGAAGGCAGTCGCGAAAGAGAGCGAGACGGTTCCTCGAAC GGGATCTGACGGTGAAGATAACGACGAGGATTGGGAGGATACGGAGGATGAAGATTATGACTCAGACGGCCCCCTGTCCAGCGAAGATGGATCACAAACCAGCACCAGCAAAAGAGGACCCCCTGAGCTCCTCTTTATGGATGAGGAGACGAGAAGTCGCTTCACCAACTACTCCATAACTTCATCAGTGATGAGGCGCAATGAGCAGCTCACCCTGTTGGACGATCGGTTTGAGAAG CTGTACGAAgattatgatgatgatgagaTTGGGGCCCTGGATCATCATGAACTAGAGGGCTGCATTCAGGTGGACAGTGAACGGCTGGGTGAAGTTATTGCTGATTATCACAACCAGAAGTCAAAAGA CTGTCAGATGCTGGATGATCTGGGACCAAGAGCGGAGGTTCAGAtaccggaggaggaggaggaggatgtgaAAGGGGAGATGGAGACATTGATcactgaggaagtgacagagcagTGGGACTGTGAATCCATCCTTA GCACCTACTCAAATCTCTACAATCACCCGAAGCTGATAATTGATCCACCAAAG CCCAGTACAATCAAAGTTTCCATTAAAACGGGGATCCCTTTGGGTGTCTTACCCAAACCAAATCTCACAGCTAAACAGCTGGAACGACTGGAAATGATCAACGTCGGTGACGTTCCAAGAGCGTCCACACAAATACGTCAGCATGGCGAGAACAAGGAAGAAAAAAGGTTCAGGAAGCAGGCGATTAAGGTGGAACGAAAG GAGCGAAGAATTGAGAAAAAAACTAACAGAGCAGCTTTCAAGATGGAGAAGGTTCGACAGGAACAAGTGCTACTGAACTTGAAACAGAACTTGCAAGGCATCAAACTCTGA